Genomic segment of Pacificitalea manganoxidans:
ATCGTCGGCATGGGCCTGCAAATCCTGATATCGCGCAGGGTCGTAGGCGGTGAGATCGGAACTGCCCATCCCGGTCAGATCGTAGGTGATTACGCGATGCGTCGTCTCGAAGGCCGGGGTGACCTGTTTCCACATCGATTTATCGCAGCCAAAGCCGTGCACAAAAACAATGGGTTGGCCATTCGCGAGGCCGGCGACGGAAACCTGATTGCGTTCGCGTATCATACCAGACCTTCCCGGCGACCGGGCTTTCATACCGGTCTCCTTTGAATTTAACGTATCTTGCGCTGTGGCGCTATGCCCGCCTGCGCCAAGATGCGGCCTCATGCGTGCGTCGGGGCGGTGCGGTCCACTTACCGGACAAGTGCGACCTAAGTCTAACGCGCGCATGGCCCGGTCAAGCGTTGTTTGTTCACTTTTTCAGTTGGTTGCAACTGACCTTGGTCCGAAACGGCTGGTTGGAGGGGCGGCGCTGACGGGACGCGGCGAACCAAACCTGCCGTAACGGCGTTACATGCTCAAGGCACAAGGAGACGAGCATGGCCTCGCGCGCAGTCTGGAAAGGACAGCTACGGCTGTCGCTGGTATCCATTCCGGTGGAGATACATTCGGCCACCAAAACGGGCGCACGCGTCAGCTTCCGCCAGATCCACGGGCCCAGCGGCAAACGGGTGCGCTATGAGAAAACCGTGCCCGGGATCGGTCCGGTCAAGGCCGGCGACATCCTCAAGGGCTATGAGCTGGGCGACGACGAATATCTCCTGCTGGAACCTGACGAGATCGACGCCATCAAGCTGGAAACCAAAAAGACGCTGGAGTTGGTCCAGTTCGTCGATTTCTGCGAAATTCCCCCGCTTTATTTCGACCGGCCCTATTACGTCGTGCCGACCGACGATCTGGCCGAGGATGCCTATCGCGTGGTGCGCGACGCGTTGCGCGGGGCCAAGAAGGTCGGCCTTGGGCAATTGACCATGCGTGGCAAGGAATACCTATGTGCGATCAAACCCTGTGGCGATGGGCTGCTGCTGGAAACCCTGCATTACGCCGATGAGATCCGCGAGGCCGATCCACTGTTTTCCGATATCGAGGATGAAGCCTCGGATGATGATCTGCTGTCGGTGGCGACCCAGTTGATCGAGCGGAAATCCGATCCGTTCGATGCCAGCATTTTTCAGGACCGCTATGATGCCGGGCTGCGCGAGTTGATCGAGCGCAAGCGCCGCAACAAAAAGACCCCGCGCGCCCGCACCGGTGATGACCGCAGCAGCGGGGGGGACGACAACGTCGTTGATCTGATGTCCGCGCTCAAGCAGAGCCTCGCCAAGGATAAGTCAGCGGGCAAGTCCGCGGCGAAAGGCACCTCCGGCAAATCCGGCACCAAGAGCAAATCGACCCCGGCGAAGCGCGGCTCCCGGTCGAAATCCGCGTAACATGGGGCGGCTCGACCGATATCTGGAGCGGCGCGATTTCAGCGCGACGCCGGAGCCATCGGATGCGGGGGCCGCGCCTGCGCTTGCCCTGCGCTACAGTATACAAAAACACGCCGCGACCCGCACGCATTTCGACCTGCGTCTGGAATGGGACGGGGCACTGCTAAGCTGGGCGGTCACCCGTGGTCCCTCGTTTCATCTGGGGGAGAAGCGACTGGCCGTGCGGACCGAAGATCACCCGATCTCCTATCTTGAATTCGAAGGCAATATTCCCGCGCGCCATTATGGGGCGGGTGCGGTGATGTTGTGGGATCTGGGCCATTGGGAGCCGCTGACCCCGGTGGATAAGGGGCTGCGCAAGGGCCATTTGGAGTTTCGTCTCCACGGTGTGCGTCTGTCGGGTGCGTGGCATTTGATCCGTATGAACACGAAGGAGAAACGCGAAAACTGGCTGCTGACGAAGCAGGAGGATGAGGTCGCAGGCCGCCGCGATCCGGTGACCCAGTATCGGCGGGGCGTCACCAGCCGCCGCAGTCTGGCGGAGATACGCAAGGACGCGCCGCCCGTTGATCTGCGCGAGGGCAAGCGCCCGCGCTTTGCCAAGCCGCAATTGGCGACCCTGAGCGATACGCTGCCCGAGGGGGATGCGTGGTGGCATGAACTGAAATTCGACGGCTATCGCGGCATGGTGGCCTTGGGGCAGGGCGGTCCAAAGGCGTATACCCGCAATGGCAAGGATTGGTCGGACCGTTTCGCCAGCCTGCTGCCCGCCTTTGACGATCTGCCATGTGACAGTGCGTTGATCGACGGGGAAATCGTGGCGGGCGCTGGGATTCAGGGGTTTTCCGCCTTGCAGGATGCGCTGAAGACAGGCGGTCCGTTCCGGTTCTATGCCTTCGATCTGCTGGAGCGTGACGGCAAGGATCTGACCGGCGCACCTTTGACAGACCGCCGTGCCGAATTGGAGGATCTGTGGCGCGGCATGTCTCCACTGGGCCGCGTGCAGCTATCCCCCATCATCGAACGCCGCCCCGAACAGGTCTTCGGCGATATTTGCTCGGCCGGGGGGGAGGGGCTGATCTCCAAACGGATCGACGCGCCCTATCGCCATAGCCGCACCAAGGACTGGCTGAAGGTGAAATGCGAGTTGCGGGACGAGTTCGTCATTCTGGGCTGGCAACCCAGCGACAAACGCGGGCGTCCGTTTGCCTCGCTGCTGTTGGGGGCCAATGCCGGGGGGGAAATGCGCTATGTCGGTAAGGTCGGCACAGGCTTCTCCGAGGATGACATGGACAGGCTGATCCGCGCCATGCGGCCCCTCAGCCGAAAAACCCCACCGGCGGAGGCCGACCCGGCCGATACCCGCGATGCGCAATGGATCACGCCACGGCTGGTGGCGGAGGTGCAATATGCCGAGCGCACGGCCAACGGGCTGTTGCGGCACGCCCGCTATCTGGGCCTGCGCGAAGACAAACCCGCCAAGGATGTGGAGATCGACAATGACCGCAGCACGGAGGCCGTAATGGATACGGATGCAGGGCAATCCGCAGACAAGCTGACCGTCGCTGGCCTGCGTATCAGCAGCGGCGACCGTGTGGTCTACCCGGATGCCGGCATCACCAAGGCGCAGGTCGCGGAATATTACGCGGCTTTGGCGGACCGCATCCTGCCCTTTGCCGCCGATCGCCCGCTATCCCTGCTGCGTCTGCCCGAAGGGCTAAAGGGAGAGACGTTTTTTCAAAAGCACGCGGGCAAGGGCTTCCCTGACGCGTTGCGCGAAATGGCGTTGGAGGAATCCGATGGGGGGACCGCCAGTTACATGTATGTCACCGATGCTGCGGGGTTGGTGGGCGCTGCGCAAATGGGGGCGCTGGAATTGCACATATGGGGCAGTCGCCGCGACAGGCTCGACCGACCGGATCGCATGGTGTTCGACCTCGACCCCGATCCGGGGCTTGGCTTTGCCGATGTGACCGCGGCGGCCTCCGATCT
This window contains:
- the ligD gene encoding DNA ligase D produces the protein MGRLDRYLERRDFSATPEPSDAGAAPALALRYSIQKHAATRTHFDLRLEWDGALLSWAVTRGPSFHLGEKRLAVRTEDHPISYLEFEGNIPARHYGAGAVMLWDLGHWEPLTPVDKGLRKGHLEFRLHGVRLSGAWHLIRMNTKEKRENWLLTKQEDEVAGRRDPVTQYRRGVTSRRSLAEIRKDAPPVDLREGKRPRFAKPQLATLSDTLPEGDAWWHELKFDGYRGMVALGQGGPKAYTRNGKDWSDRFASLLPAFDDLPCDSALIDGEIVAGAGIQGFSALQDALKTGGPFRFYAFDLLERDGKDLTGAPLTDRRAELEDLWRGMSPLGRVQLSPIIERRPEQVFGDICSAGGEGLISKRIDAPYRHSRTKDWLKVKCELRDEFVILGWQPSDKRGRPFASLLLGANAGGEMRYVGKVGTGFSEDDMDRLIRAMRPLSRKTPPAEADPADTRDAQWITPRLVAEVQYAERTANGLLRHARYLGLREDKPAKDVEIDNDRSTEAVMDTDAGQSADKLTVAGLRISSGDRVVYPDAGITKAQVAEYYAALADRILPFAADRPLSLLRLPEGLKGETFFQKHAGKGFPDALREMALEESDGGTASYMYVTDAAGLVGAAQMGALELHIWGSRRDRLDRPDRMVFDLDPDPGLGFADVTAAASDLRDRLEALGLPSWPLLSGGKGVHVVVPLRRVAGWDTVKLYARIFATLLASEEPDRFVATMSKAKRKGRIFIDWLRNERGATAIAPYSLRARAGAPVAVPVRWDDLRGYDSAQVFDLPRVQAGDIPDPELPDPGSLTEPRISALEAALATAQEADD
- the ku gene encoding non-homologous end joining protein Ku — translated: MASRAVWKGQLRLSLVSIPVEIHSATKTGARVSFRQIHGPSGKRVRYEKTVPGIGPVKAGDILKGYELGDDEYLLLEPDEIDAIKLETKKTLELVQFVDFCEIPPLYFDRPYYVVPTDDLAEDAYRVVRDALRGAKKVGLGQLTMRGKEYLCAIKPCGDGLLLETLHYADEIREADPLFSDIEDEASDDDLLSVATQLIERKSDPFDASIFQDRYDAGLRELIERKRRNKKTPRARTGDDRSSGGDDNVVDLMSALKQSLAKDKSAGKSAAKGTSGKSGTKSKSTPAKRGSRSKSA